Genomic segment of Streptomyces zhihengii:
GCGGGGACGGCCGACACCGTGTCCGCGCGGACGAGTTCGGCGCCGTGGGCGAGCAGCCAGGTCGCGGCCGCGACCCGGAGCGCGCCGCCGGAGCCGCTGTCCGGGTAGGGGGAGCTGATCCACAGCACCATCACCAGCACCGTGACGGCCCCGAGTCCGAGCCCGGCGGCCGTCGCGCCCCGCACGAAGGCGCCCACCACGGCCCCGGACGCGCTTCCGTGGACGGCGGGGCGGTGTTCGGCGACGGCGGCGGGGCTGGGGTCGGTCGTCTGGGTCACCCGGCCATGCTCCCAACGACACGCGCTTCGTCCGCGTAACGGGCGAATGACCGTGGTGTCGCACAAAATACGTTTGTCTAATTTTCTGCCTGCTAGAGCGCTGCATGGAGCCTCATATGACTCAGAGCACCGCACCGTCCGCGCCGGGGTCGCCACTGCCGCCGCCCAAGGAACGCCGCAGGCTCCGCGAGGCCGGCTCGCTGACGGAGGCTCAACTGGCCGCCGCGGTCGGCGTCACCAAGGCGACGCTCCGCTCCTGGGAGACCGGCCGCACCAGCCCCCGGGGGCGCAAGCGCGAGATGTACGCGAAGGTGCTCGCCACCTACGAGACGGCCCCCGCCCCCGCGCCCGCCGACACCACGACGGCCCCGGCACCCGCCCCCGAGAAGGCCCGGGCCCACCCCCGCAAGCGGCCTCCGGAGTCGGACCCGGCACCGGACCACCCCGCCCCCGCGCGCCGGGGCGCGCCCGCCGACACCACGACGGCCCCGGCTGCCGACGTGCCCGGGGCGGACGGGGCGGACGCGCCCGCCGCCGCCCGCGCGCCGAAGGCGTCCGCGGCCGGGGCAGCGGCACCGGCACACTCCCGGAGGCGCACACCGCGCCCGCGCCCGACCCGGCGGCCACGCCCGACCCGGCGGCCACGCCGGACGCGGCGGAGCCCGCCGCCGCAGCGGACCGCACGCCGAGGGCGCCCGCGGACGGGGCGGACGGGCACGCGTCGGAGCCCGGGGCGGACGGGGCCGTGGGACGCCCCGCCCCGCTCACCCCCGAGGAAGCGTTCGACCTGCTCTACACCCACGCCGCGGCCGGCCTCGTCCGTCAGACCTTCGTGCTCACCGGGCGCCGCCGGCTCTCGCAGGAGGCGGTCGAGCGGGCCTTCCAGCTCGCCTGGCAGCGCTGGCCCGAGGTCGCCACCGACCGCGACCCGACGGGCTGGGTGCGGGCCGCGGCGTACGAGTACGCCATGTCGCCCTGGCACCGGCTGCGCCCCGCGCACCGCCACCCCGACGAGCCGCCCGCCGAACCGGAGCGGCGCGAGCTGCTCACGGCCCTGCACACGCTGCCGCCGCCGTATCTGCGCACCCTGCTGCTCTACGACGGACTCGGGCTCGACCTGCCGGAGACGGCCGCCGAGACCGAGGCCAGCACGCCCGCCGCGGCCAGCCGTGTCCTGCACGCGCGGGAGGCCGTGGCCGAACGCCTCCCCGCTCTGGCGGCGGAGGGCGCGCTCCAGGACGCACTGCGCGCGCTCGCCGCCGGCGGCCCCGCCCCCGACCCGTCCCCCGCGCAGGACGTGCGCACCGGCTGCGAGCGGCGCGCCGAGGTGTGGACCAGGGTGGTCGTCGTCGCGACGGCCCTCATCGTGGCCGCGACCGCGATCGCGCTGCTCACCTCACCGGGGCACTACGAACCGCCGATGCCGCCCACCCGGCAGGTCGAGGGCGTGCCGGCACCGCACAGCGGGCCCCAGCGGCTGACCGCCGAGGACCGCAAGCTGCGCGACCGGCTCGCCGCGGAGCCCGCGGCGGGGCCGGAGCGGCTGCTGCCCGGCCTCGGCTGAACCGCGCCGCGCACGCGTGAGGGCCCGCCCCCGTGAACCGGGGGCGGGCCCTCACGCGTGTCGGGAACCGTGCGGCACCCGGTGCGGACGTCAGCCCGCGAGGATGGCGCGCGCCAGCTTGGCGGTCTCGGTCGGCGTCTTGCCGACCTGGACGCCGGCGGCCTCCAGGGCCTCCTTCTTCGCCTGGGCGGTGCCGGAGGAGCCGGAGACGATGGCGCCGGCGTGGCCCATGGTCTTGCCCTCGGGCGCGGTGAAGCCCGCGACGTAGCCGACGACCGGCTTGGTGACGTTGGCCTTGATGAAGTCGGCCGCACGCTCCTCGGCGTCGCCGCCGATCTCGCCGATCATGACGATCAGGTCGGTCTCGGGGTCGGCCTCGAACGCGGCGAGCGCGTCGATGTGCGTGGTGCCGATGACCGGGTCGCCACCGATGCCGACGGCGGACGAGAAGCCGATGTCACGGAGCTCGTACATCATCTGGTAGGTCAGCGTGCCGGACTTGGACACCAGACCGATGCGGCCGGGCTTGGTGATGTCGCCCGGGATGATGCCGGCGTTGGACTGGCCCGGCGTGATGAGACCGGGGCAGTTCGGGCCGATGATGCGGGTCTTGTTGCCCTTCGACGTCGCGTACGCCCAGAAGGCGGCGGAGTCGTGGACGGCGATGCCCTCGGTGATGACGACCGCGAGCGGGATCTCGGCGTCGATGGCCTCGACGACGGCGGCCTTGGCGAAGGCCGGCGGCACGAAGAGGACGGAGACGTCGGCGCCCGTCTTCTCCATCGCCTCGGCGACGGAGCCGAAGACCGGTACCTCGGTGCCGTCGAAGTCGACGGAGGTGCCGGCCTTGCGCGGGTTCACGCCGCCGACGATGTTGGTGCCGTCGCCGAGCATCAGCTTGGTGTGCTTCATGCCCGTGGCACCGGTCATGCCCTGGACGATGACCTTGCTGTCCTTGTTCAGGAAGATAGCCATGGTTCTACAGTCCCTCTTCCCTTACTTGGCCGCAGCGGCGAGCTCGGCGGCCTTGTCGGCCGCGCCGTCCATGGTGTCCACGCGCTGCACCAGCGGGTGGTTGGCGTCGGAGAGGATCTTGCGACCGAGCTCCGCGTTGTTGCCGTCCAGACGGACGACCAGCGGCTTGGTGACCGCCTCGCCCTTGTCGGCGAGCAGGGCGAGCGCCTGGACGATGCCGTTGGCGACCTCGTCGCAGGCGGTGATGCCGCCGAAGACGTTGACGAAGACGGACTTGACGTCCGGGTCGCCGAGGATGATCTCCAGGCCGTTCGCCATCACCTGGGCGGACGCGCCGCCGCCGATGTCGAGGAAGTTGGCCGGCTTCACGCCGCCGTGGTTCTCACCGGCGTACGCGACGACGTCCAGGGTCGACATGACCAGGCCGGCACCGTTGCCGATGATGCCGACCTCGCCCTCGAGCTTCACGTAGTTGAGGTTCTTGGCCTTGGCGGCAGCCTCGAGCGGGTTGGCTGCGGCGTGGTCCACGAACTCCTCGTGACCCGGCTGACGGAACTCGGCGTTCTCGTCGAGGGAGACCTTGCCGTCCAGCGCCAGGATGTCGCCGCTCGCGACCTTGGCGAGCGGGTTCACCTCGACGAGGAGCGCGTCCTCGGCGATGAAGGTGTCCCACAGGGTCACCAGGACCTCGGCGACCTTCTCCGCGACCTCGGCCGGGAACTGGGCCTGCGCGACGATGTCGCGGGCCTTCTCGATCGTGACGCCGGTGTTGGCGTCGACCGGGACCTTCGCGAGCTTCTCGGGGGTCTTCTCGGCGACCTCCTCGATGTCCATGCCGCCGGCGACGGAGGCCATGGCGAGGAAGGTGCGGTTGGTGCGGTCGAGGAGGTACGAGACGTAGTACTCCTCGACGATCTCCGGAGCGGTCTCCGCGATCATCACCTTGTGGACCGTGTGGCCCTTGATGTCCATCCCGAGGATGTCCGTCGCGCGGGCGACGGCCTCGTCCGGGGTGGCGGCCAGCTTCACGCCACCGGCCTTGCCGCGGCCGCCGACCTTGACCTGCGCCTTGACGACCGACTTGCCGCCCAGTCGCTCCGTCGCCTCGCGCGCCGCCTCAGGCGTGTCGATGACTTCACCGGCCAGCACCGGTACACCGTGCTTGGCGAAGAGGTCCCTCGCCTGGTACTCGAACAGGTCCACGCGCGTCCGTCCCTTTTCTGATGATCGCGGTTCGTTGTCTGCGTGGGCAGTGCCGCGAAGGGCAACGTGACGAGCGCTGTCACAAGGGAGGCACACACGGTGTCCGTGGGCGCGGCATGTCCGCCTGGCAGGTTATCCCCGCATCGCGCGGGTCCCTAAGTCGCAGATCACACCTGGGCGGTGATTACGGTCACAGACCCCCCGCCTCACCTGCGCGGACCGCGGACTGTGAGCCTCGGCACTCCCCCGGGCGCCGCGCGCGGCCGCCCGTGCCGGGCACCTGGTCAGCACCCGTGCGCCGGGCGGGCGGCGGGCGCCGTGACGCCGCCCCGCCCCGGGCCGCGCCCGCCGTGCGCGGGATCCGGCCACGGTGCCCCGGTCCGCGGCGGGTACGCCCACAAGGCGTACCCGCCCGGGCCGGTCAGGCGGTGGCCGGGACCGGGAGGGGACGCCTCTCGATCGCCGCCGCCATCACCTCGGGGAACAGGTCCGGTGTGCAGGCGAACGCCGGCGAGCCGAGGGCGGCCAGCGCCGCCGCGTGCTCCCGGTCGTAGGCGGGCGCCCCCTCGTCCGAGAGCGCCAGCAGCGTGACGAACCGCACGCCCGCCGCCTGCATGGCGGCCACCCGCTTCAGCATCTCGTCGCGTATGCCCCCCTCGTAGAGGTCGCTGATCAGGACGACGACCGTGTCCGCGGGGCGGGTGATCCGCGACTGGCAGTAGGCGAGCGCCCGGTTGATGTCGGTCCCGCCGCCGAGCCGGGTGCCGAAGAGCACGTCGACGGGATCGTCCAGCTGGTCCGTCAGATCGGCGACGGCGGTGTCGAAGACGACCAGCCGGGTGGCGATGGAGCGCATCGAGGCGAGGACGGCGCCGAAGACGGAGGCATAGACGACGGAGGCCGCCATGGACCCCGACTGGTCGATGCAGAGCACCACCTCCTTCTTCACCGACCGCGAGGCGCGTCCGTAGCCGATCAGCCGCTCGGGGACGACCGTGCGGTGCTCGGGGAGGTAGTTGCGGAGGTTCGCCCGGATGGTGCGGTCCCAGTCGATGTCGCGGTGACGGGGGCGGCCGATCCGCGCCGAGCGGTCCAGCGCCCCGGTCAGCGTGGACCGTGTGCGGGTGGCGAGCCGCTTCTCCAGCTCCCCGACGACCTTGCGGACCACGGCCCGGGCCGTCTCCTTCGTCGTCTCCGGCATCGCCTTGTTGAGGGAGAGCAGGGTGCCGACGAGGTGCACGTCCGCCTCGACGGCCTCCAGCATCTCGGGCTCCAGCAGGAGCGCGGAGAGGCCGAGCCGGTCGATCGCGTCGCGCTGCATCACCTGGACCACGGAGCTGGGGAAGTAGGTGCGGATGTCCCCCAGCCAGCGGGCCACCGAGGGCGCGGACGCGCCCAGGCCGGCCGATCTGCCGCCGCTCCTGCCCTGGCCGGCGGGGCGGGCGCCGTAGAGCGAGGCGAGCGCGCCGTCCATGGCGGCGTCCGTGCCGGCGAGGGCGACGCCCGTGCCGTCGGCGGCGTCGCCGCCGAGGACCAGGCGCCATCGCCGGAGCCGCTCGCCGTGCCCGTCCGGAGCCGCCCCCGCGGCACCGCCTGCCCCGGTCTCGGCCGCCGGGGCGGCCTCGTGCGTCGTCATCGGCTCACTCCCGCGAAATCGTCATGGCGGCCTCCGCCGCCCCCGTCGGCACCGGACCGGGCGGCCCCGGTGAACCCAGCCGGCCCGGTGAACCCGGAGCCTCCAGCCGCAGGCCCGGTTGGCCTGGTGGGCGGGGCGGTCCCGGTGGCCCCGGTCGACCCGGCGCCCTCACCGCCTCCGCCGCCCCCGGCGGCACCCCCGGCGATGCCCAGCAGCAGACGCACCACCGGCAGGACCTCCTCGGCCCGCGACTCGTCGAGGCCGGGGCCGAAGCCGGGGGCCGCCGGTTCGGGGGGTGCTCCGCCCGGCGTGGCGGCGGGGCCCCGGCGCACCAGTTCGCCGAGGGTGCGGCGGACGCCCGGCTCGTAGGCGGAGAACGTGCGGCGCAGCAGGGGCAGCACGTCGGTGAAGGCGTGATCGGGCACGCCCGTCAGCCAGGCGTCCACCAAACCGAGCAGCCGCTCGTCGTGGACGAGCAGCAGCCCGCCGCCGGACTCGCCGCCGACGAAGCCCTCGATCCAGGCCGCCGCCTGCGCCGGCGGCACGGCGGGCGAGAGCGCGAGGCCCATCAGCCGGGCGGCCTCGTCCTCCGCGAGCTGCCCCTCGTCGAGCAGCAGCCTGGCCGCCCGGCCGCGCAGGACGCCGTGGACGGTGTCCCGTGCGGCGAGCCGGCGCAGGGCGTCGCGCCAGCGGGGCGCCGTGCCGGACGAACCGGGCAGCAGGGCGACCGCGGTGTGCACGCCGTCGATCAGGCCGCGCATCTCCGCGGCCGCGTCCGCGTCGAGCCCGGTGCAGGCGGGGGGCAGGCCGATGCAGATCCGCTCCGCGAGACCGGCCGCCACCTCGCCGAGCGCCTCGGTGTCCGTGGCGCGGACGTCCCCGTAGCGCAGGGAGCGGGCGAGGGCGGGCAGGGCCCGGGCGAGGTGGCCGACGTCGGTGTCGAGCGCCGCGCGGTCGGCCAGGGCGGCCATCACCACGGGCAGGGCGTCGGGCAGCGAGGCCAGCAGGCACTGCTCGGCCAGGGCGGTGACCTCGCCGAGCGATCCGGCGGACACCGCGCCGGACGTGGCCTTCGCCGTCGCGGCGGCGAGCACGGTGGTGCCCCACATGCCGGCCTCGGCCACCTTGACGTGCAGCTCGGGCTCCCAGCGCAGCCGCCAGGTCTCGCGGAAGGTGCCCGTGCTGCCCCGGCCGGCGGCGGGCTCGCCCCAGCCGACGGAGAGGAGTCGCAGCCGGTGCAGCAGCAGGCTCCGGCCCGCGTCGCCGTCCTTGCGCAGGTCGAGCTCCAGCTCCCGCTCCGCGGCCTCCGGCTTCAGCCGCAGGGCGCGCTGCTGCCGGGCGAGATCCCGCTGGAGGGGCACCGCGGGCGCGGCGTCGGGCACCTCGCCGAGCACGTCGCCCACGACGAGTGCGTCCCGCACCAGGTCGAGCGGCACGTCGGAGCCGTCGCACATCACCGCGCGCACCGCGTCGGTGGTCTCGCCGAGGCCGGCGAACGGGCGGCCCCGGACGACCGCGAGGGTCTCGGCGAGACGGACGGCCTCGATGACATGGGCGGGGGACACGGGCCGGTCCTCCTCGCGCAGCAGCCGCGCGACCTTCGTCATCCAGCGCTCGACCGGCCGGTCGGGAACCTCGAACAGGTGGCCGTACCAGCCGGGCGAGTCGATGCCCGCGCCGTATCCGGAGTACCGGGAGAGCCTGCGGTGCGTCCACGGCACCCAGGTGGTCTCCGTCCTGACCTTCGAAAGCCCCTTCAGCAGGGCCCGGTCGGCGGCGACCGTGCGGCGCTCGGCGAGGGCCGGGACGTGCCAGGCACCGCAGACGACGGCGACGCCGTCGCCGAACTCCTTGCGCGCGGCCCGCAGGGCGAGCCGCATGTGGGCCTCGCGGATCAGGTCCCGCTCGTGGCCGCCGTGTCCGTACGTCTCGCGCAGCGCGGTCATGGCCTCCGCGACGGCGGCGAAGGGGGCGAAGGCGTCGGCGGGGCCGTCGCCGCCGCGGTGCTCGACGACGTCCTCCCACCAGCGCTCCGGGTCGTCGTAGCCGGCGGCGTCGGCCAGCACCCCGATCGGGTCGATCCGCACCCCGGGACCGCCGGGACCGGGCACCGGCTCCCCGCCCTCACCGGCCTCCGGGGCGAGGCCCCTCGCACCGGCGTCCGGCTCCGGGCCGCCGCTCCCGGCCCCGGCGGCGGGGCCGTCGTCCCCGGCCGCGGGGGCCGGGCCGGCGCCGGACGGGTCCATGGCGAGGGAGTGCGCCGCGGGCAGGTCGATGAAGCGGACCGGTACGCCGTGCGCCAGGGCCCAGCGGACGGCCACCCACTCCGGGCTGAAGGCGGCGAACGGCCAGAACGCCGAGCGCCCGGGGTCGTCCACGGCGTGGGCGAGCAGCGCCACCGGGGGCCGCATCCGCTCGTCGGCCGCCAGGTGCACCAGCCCGTCGCCCTCCGGGGGCCCCTCGATCAGCACCGCCGGGGGCCGCGCCGCGTCGAGGGCCGCGCCGACCGCCCGGGCGGAGCCGGGCCCGTGGTGGCGGACGCCGAGCAGGAGCGGGCCGCTCATGCGCTCACCTCGCGGCAGGCGCGGTAGAAGTCCTTCCAGCCGTCCCGCTCGCGCA
This window contains:
- the sucD gene encoding succinate--CoA ligase subunit alpha — protein: MAIFLNKDSKVIVQGMTGATGMKHTKLMLGDGTNIVGGVNPRKAGTSVDFDGTEVPVFGSVAEAMEKTGADVSVLFVPPAFAKAAVVEAIDAEIPLAVVITEGIAVHDSAAFWAYATSKGNKTRIIGPNCPGLITPGQSNAGIIPGDITKPGRIGLVSKSGTLTYQMMYELRDIGFSSAVGIGGDPVIGTTHIDALAAFEADPETDLIVMIGEIGGDAEERAADFIKANVTKPVVGYVAGFTAPEGKTMGHAGAIVSGSSGTAQAKKEALEAAGVQVGKTPTETAKLARAILAG
- the sucC gene encoding ADP-forming succinate--CoA ligase subunit beta, yielding MDLFEYQARDLFAKHGVPVLAGEVIDTPEAAREATERLGGKSVVKAQVKVGGRGKAGGVKLAATPDEAVARATDILGMDIKGHTVHKVMIAETAPEIVEEYYVSYLLDRTNRTFLAMASVAGGMDIEEVAEKTPEKLAKVPVDANTGVTIEKARDIVAQAQFPAEVAEKVAEVLVTLWDTFIAEDALLVEVNPLAKVASGDILALDGKVSLDENAEFRQPGHEEFVDHAAANPLEAAAKAKNLNYVKLEGEVGIIGNGAGLVMSTLDVVAYAGENHGGVKPANFLDIGGGASAQVMANGLEIILGDPDVKSVFVNVFGGITACDEVANGIVQALALLADKGEAVTKPLVVRLDGNNAELGRKILSDANHPLVQRVDTMDGAADKAAELAAAAK
- a CDS encoding vWA domain-containing protein produces the protein MTTHEAAPAAETGAGGAAGAAPDGHGERLRRWRLVLGGDAADGTGVALAGTDAAMDGALASLYGARPAGQGRSGGRSAGLGASAPSVARWLGDIRTYFPSSVVQVMQRDAIDRLGLSALLLEPEMLEAVEADVHLVGTLLSLNKAMPETTKETARAVVRKVVGELEKRLATRTRSTLTGALDRSARIGRPRHRDIDWDRTIRANLRNYLPEHRTVVPERLIGYGRASRSVKKEVVLCIDQSGSMAASVVYASVFGAVLASMRSIATRLVVFDTAVADLTDQLDDPVDVLFGTRLGGGTDINRALAYCQSRITRPADTVVVLISDLYEGGIRDEMLKRVAAMQAAGVRFVTLLALSDEGAPAYDREHAAALAALGSPAFACTPDLFPEVMAAAIERRPLPVPATA
- a CDS encoding DUF5682 family protein, whose protein sequence is MSGPLLLGVRHHGPGSARAVGAALDAARPPAVLIEGPPEGDGLVHLAADERMRPPVALLAHAVDDPGRSAFWPFAAFSPEWVAVRWALAHGVPVRFIDLPAAHSLAMDPSGAGPAPAAGDDGPAAGAGSGGPEPDAGARGLAPEAGEGGEPVPGPGGPGVRIDPIGVLADAAGYDDPERWWEDVVEHRGGDGPADAFAPFAAVAEAMTALRETYGHGGHERDLIREAHMRLALRAARKEFGDGVAVVCGAWHVPALAERRTVAADRALLKGLSKVRTETTWVPWTHRRLSRYSGYGAGIDSPGWYGHLFEVPDRPVERWMTKVARLLREEDRPVSPAHVIEAVRLAETLAVVRGRPFAGLGETTDAVRAVMCDGSDVPLDLVRDALVVGDVLGEVPDAAPAVPLQRDLARQQRALRLKPEAAERELELDLRKDGDAGRSLLLHRLRLLSVGWGEPAAGRGSTGTFRETWRLRWEPELHVKVAEAGMWGTTVLAAATAKATSGAVSAGSLGEVTALAEQCLLASLPDALPVVMAALADRAALDTDVGHLARALPALARSLRYGDVRATDTEALGEVAAGLAERICIGLPPACTGLDADAAAEMRGLIDGVHTAVALLPGSSGTAPRWRDALRRLAARDTVHGVLRGRAARLLLDEGQLAEDEAARLMGLALSPAVPPAQAAAWIEGFVGGESGGGLLLVHDERLLGLVDAWLTGVPDHAFTDVLPLLRRTFSAYEPGVRRTLGELVRRGPAATPGGAPPEPAAPGFGPGLDESRAEEVLPVVRLLLGIAGGAAGGGGGGEGAGSTGATGTAPPTRPTGPAAGGSGFTGPAGFTGAARSGADGGGGGRHDDFAGVSR